The sequence below is a genomic window from Betaproteobacteria bacterium.
GGTTTCCGCAACCTTGGGCAGGAGGACGGCCAGGGCATCGCGAAAGGCCGCGAGTGCCGCTTCGTTCTGTCCCGCCACCGCCAGGGCCACCCCGTGAAACCCCAGGGCCTCGGCCGCGTCGAAGGCGCCGGGGCCCATCTGCTGGCGCTTCCTTTTGGCCAGCAGCGCGCTTTCCGACACCGCTTCGTCCAGGCGCTTTTCCGCGATCAGGGCGCGAATCCAGCCCAGGGTGGGGGCGCCCAGGGTATCGGCCAATTGGGGATCTTCGGCCAGGGCCGCGCGCAGGGCTTCGAACTGTGCCAGGGCCTCGGGCCAGCGGCGCTGCACGACCAGGGCACTGGCGCGCAGGCGCCGCCACTGCACGGCCGGCAGCGCCGTCGCCGGCACCCCCAGCCGCTCCAGGTTGGCCAGCACGCGCTCGGCAAGTCTCAGCGCCTCGCCGGTGCGGCGCTGCTCCAGGAGAACGCGGGCCAGGGGCATCATCATCTGGTTGGTGTGCAGGCTCTCGGGACCGAAGCGCTCCAGGCTGCGCAGGAGCAGGCGCCGGGCATGGACCTCGGCCTCATGGACCCGCCCTTCTTCCAGAAGCGCATGGGCCAGCCAGGACTCCTGGCGGTTGCGGTGTTGCTCGACGGTGACCTGGGGCGTGGTCGTGGTGCCGCTGGCCTGCATGGCCAGATTGTCCTGCACCGCCTTCTCGCGCAGTTCCAGGGCCCGGCGGAAGCGGGCCTCGGCTTCGGCGTAGCGCCCTTCGGAAAAAAAAGTACGGCCCAGGGCGTCCTCGACAAAGGCACTCCAGGTGTTCTGGTACCAGACCCAGTTGCGGGAGCCCTTGAGCCGGGTCAGCAGACCTTCCGCGTCGCGCACGTGGCGGCGAGCCGTGGCGAAATCCCCCAGACGCCGGTAGGGTTCGGAGAGTAGGGCGTGCATGGCCAGGCGAAAACCCGCCACACCCTCCGGAGTCACCTCCAGGGCGCGCGTCGTGGCGGCCAGGCCGTTGCGGAAATTGCCTCCGCCATACTCCGCCCCGCCCAACTCCGCCCAGGCGCGGTGGGGTTCCCGGCCACCCCCCAGCTCGATGCAGCGGCGCAGTTCGCGCAGTTCGGCCCCCACCAGCCCCAGTTCCCGGGCGGCCCGGGCGCGTTTCAAGTGGAATTCGGCCAGGTCGGTGCCGGCGAGTTCGGCCGGGGGAGCCGTTTCCAGAACGCGGCGCGCCTCGTCGAGACGGCGGGAATCGACCGGGTGCTTATCCAGGAGAGCGAGAATGTCGCCGATGCTGCGGGCTTCGGCGGGCGCGGGCGCAGCGGGCGCGGACCCTGCGAATACAAGACCCAGGACCAGAATTGCGACCCGTCCCAAGCTCCTGCCGACTCCGACGACCTTATCCATTTGGCCTCCCCCGCCGCCCGCTGGTGCCCAGGAAGGGAATCGAACCCCCACGCCTTGCGGCGCCAGAACCTAAATCTGGTGCGTCTACCAATTTCGCCACCTGGGCAGGCCGGCGGATTCTAACATCGCTATACTTGCCGCCGCCATGCCGGTCGACCACTACGAAAACTTCCCCGTCGCCTCATTTCTCGTGCCTCTGGCGCTGCGCAAGCCTATCGAGGTGATCTACCGTTTCGCCCGCAGCGCCGACGACATCGCCGACGAGGGCGAGGCCTCCGACGCCGCCCGCCTGGCCGGCCTCGCCGCCTACCAGGCCGAACTGGACCGCATCGCGGCGGGGCTACGGCCCACCACGCCCCTTTTCGAGGAGGTGGCCGCCATCGTGGAAGCCCACCGACTGCCGCTGCAGCTCTTCCGCGACCTGCTGGACGCCTTTGCCCAGGACGTGGTGAAGAAGCGCTACGCCGACTTTCCGGAACTGCTCGATTACTGCCGCCGCTCGGCCAACCCGGTGGGCCGGCTGGTGCTGCATCTGTTCGGACGCATCGAGCCGGAGCATCTGGAGCAGTCCGATTGCATCTGTACGGCGCTCCAGCTCATCAACTTCTGGCAGGACGTGGCGGTGGATTGGGACAAGGGCCGGGTCTATCTGCCCCAGGAGGACTTGCGCCGCTTCGGCGTCGCCGAGGCTCAGATCGCCGCCGGCGCGTGCGCGGGCACCCTGGCCGCCCTGCTCGAATTCCAGATCGAGCGCAGCCGCGCCCTGCTGCTGCGCGGCGCGCCCCTGGTGCGCGCCCTGCCGGGCCGCCTGGGTTGGGAAATCCGTCTCACCGTCCAGGGCGGCCTGCGCATCCTGGAACGCCTCGCCCGGGTGCGCGGCGACGCCTGGCGCCACCGCCCCACCCTCGGACCTTCGGACTGGCTGGTCATGGCCGGCCGCTCCCTTACAATGTGACCATGGATTTCCACCGCTATTGCCAGGAGAAGTGCGCCGCCAGCGGCTCCTCCTTCTATTACAGCTTCCTGTTCCTTCCCGCCGAGCGCCGCCGCGCCATCATGGCCCTCTACGCCTTCTGCCGCGAAGTGGACGACGTGGTGGATGAATGCCATGACCCGGCCATCGCCGCCACCAAGCTCGTCTGGTGGCGCCAGGAAGTGGGGCGCGTCGCCGAGGGCAAGGCCCAGCACCCGGTGGGTCTGGCCTTGCAGGACGTGG
It includes:
- the hpnC gene encoding squalene synthase HpnC: MPVDHYENFPVASFLVPLALRKPIEVIYRFARSADDIADEGEASDAARLAGLAAYQAELDRIAAGLRPTTPLFEEVAAIVEAHRLPLQLFRDLLDAFAQDVVKKRYADFPELLDYCRRSANPVGRLVLHLFGRIEPEHLEQSDCICTALQLINFWQDVAVDWDKGRVYLPQEDLRRFGVAEAQIAAGACAGTLAALLEFQIERSRALLLRGAPLVRALPGRLGWEIRLTVQGGLRILERLARVRGDAWRHRPTLGPSDWLVMAGRSLTM